One Streptomyces sp. P9-A2 DNA window includes the following coding sequences:
- the hpnH gene encoding adenosyl-hopene transferase HpnH: MAMPLRQSIKVATYLAEQKLRRRDKFPLIVELEPLFACNLACEGCGKIQHPAGVLKQRMPVAQAVGAVLESGAPMVSIAGGEPLMHPQIDEITRQLVGRRKYVFLCTNAMLLRKKMDKFTPSPYFAFAVHIDGLRERHDESVAKEGVFDEAVAAIKEAKRRGFRVTTNSTFFNTDTPQTIIEVLNYLNDDLRVDEMMISPAYAYEKAPDQEHFLGVEQTRELFRKAFAGGNRRRWRLNHSPLFLDFLEGRVDFPCTAWAIPNYSLFGWQRPCYLMSDGYVPTYRELIEETDWDKYGRGKDPRCANCMAHCGYEPTAVLATMGSLKESLRALRETVSGNRE, translated from the coding sequence ATGGCCATGCCGCTGCGTCAGTCCATCAAGGTCGCTACATACTTGGCCGAACAGAAGCTCCGACGTCGGGACAAGTTCCCGCTGATCGTCGAGCTGGAACCGCTCTTCGCCTGCAACCTCGCCTGTGAGGGCTGCGGGAAGATCCAGCACCCGGCCGGGGTGCTCAAGCAGCGCATGCCGGTCGCGCAGGCCGTGGGCGCGGTGCTGGAGTCCGGGGCGCCGATGGTGTCGATCGCCGGTGGCGAGCCGCTGATGCACCCTCAGATCGACGAGATCACACGCCAGTTGGTAGGCCGGCGCAAGTACGTGTTCCTGTGCACCAACGCCATGCTGCTGCGCAAGAAGATGGACAAGTTCACCCCGTCGCCGTACTTCGCGTTCGCCGTGCACATCGACGGACTGCGCGAGCGGCACGACGAGTCCGTCGCGAAGGAGGGCGTGTTCGACGAGGCGGTGGCCGCCATCAAGGAGGCCAAGCGGCGCGGCTTCAGGGTCACCACCAACTCGACCTTCTTCAACACCGACACCCCGCAGACCATCATCGAGGTGCTCAACTACCTCAACGACGACCTCCGGGTCGACGAGATGATGATCTCGCCCGCCTATGCCTACGAGAAGGCCCCCGACCAGGAGCACTTCCTCGGTGTGGAGCAGACCCGCGAGCTGTTCAGGAAGGCGTTCGCCGGGGGCAACCGCCGTCGCTGGCGGCTCAACCACTCGCCGCTGTTCCTGGACTTCCTCGAGGGCAGGGTCGACTTCCCGTGCACCGCGTGGGCGATCCCGAACTACTCGCTCTTCGGCTGGCAGCGCCCCTGCTACCTGATGAGCGACGGCTATGTGCCGACGTACCGGGAGCTGATCGAGGAGACCGACTGGGACAAGTACGGCCGCGGCAAGGACCCGCGCTGCGCCAACTGCATGGCGCACTGCGGCTACGAGCCCACCGCCGTCCTCGCCACCATGGGGTCCCTGAAGGAGTCCCTGCGCGCCCTGCGCGAGACGGTCTCGGGAAACAGGGAGTGA
- a CDS encoding aspartate aminotransferase family protein: MSTAESAPDPSRAGDFDLGALLAERGAERYELHTRHLNHQLPRMLHTIGFDKVYERAEGAHFWDADGNDHLDMLAGFGVMGLGRHHPVVRKALHDVLDASLADLTRFDCPPLPGLLAEELLAHTPHLDRVFFGNSGTEAVETALKFARRATGRSRVLYCAHAFHGLTIGSLSVNGESGFRDGFAPLLPDTAVPLGDVDALERELAKGDVAALIVEPIQGKGVHAAPPGYLRAAQELLHRHKALLIADEVQTGLGRTGDFYAYQHEEGVEPDLVCVAKALSGGYVPVGATLGKDWIFRKVYSSMDRVLVHSASFGGNAQAMAAGLAVLAVMENEQIVANVRTTGELLRSRLAALVDTYELLADVRGRGLMIGIEFGRPRSLKLRGRWAMLQAARKGLFAQMVVVPLLQKHRILTQVSGDHLEVIKLIPPLIIGEREVDRFVDAFTAVMDDAHDGGLVWEFGRTLVKQAVADR; the protein is encoded by the coding sequence ATGAGCACCGCGGAGTCCGCCCCGGACCCCTCTCGGGCCGGGGACTTCGACCTCGGCGCGCTGCTGGCCGAGCGCGGAGCCGAACGCTACGAGCTGCACACCAGACACCTCAACCACCAGCTCCCGCGCATGCTGCACACCATCGGCTTCGACAAGGTCTACGAACGCGCCGAGGGCGCCCACTTCTGGGACGCGGACGGCAACGACCACCTGGACATGCTCGCCGGATTCGGGGTGATGGGCCTGGGGCGCCACCACCCCGTGGTCCGCAAGGCGCTGCACGACGTCCTCGACGCCTCGCTCGCCGATCTCACCCGCTTCGACTGCCCGCCGCTGCCCGGACTGCTGGCCGAGGAACTGCTCGCCCACACCCCTCATCTGGACCGGGTGTTCTTCGGCAACAGCGGCACGGAGGCGGTCGAGACCGCACTGAAGTTCGCCCGCCGCGCCACCGGAAGATCCCGCGTCCTGTACTGCGCGCACGCCTTCCACGGGCTGACCATCGGCTCCCTGTCCGTCAACGGCGAGTCCGGCTTCCGGGACGGGTTCGCCCCGCTGCTGCCCGACACGGCCGTACCCCTGGGTGATGTGGACGCGCTGGAGAGGGAGCTGGCCAAGGGCGACGTCGCCGCCCTCATCGTGGAACCCATCCAGGGCAAGGGTGTGCACGCGGCCCCACCCGGCTATCTGCGCGCCGCCCAGGAACTGCTGCACCGGCACAAGGCACTGCTGATCGCCGACGAGGTGCAGACCGGCCTCGGACGGACCGGCGACTTCTACGCCTACCAGCACGAGGAAGGGGTCGAACCGGACCTGGTGTGCGTGGCCAAGGCGCTCTCCGGCGGCTATGTGCCGGTGGGGGCCACGCTCGGCAAGGACTGGATCTTCCGCAAGGTCTACTCGTCGATGGACCGGGTGCTGGTCCACTCGGCCAGCTTCGGGGGCAACGCCCAGGCCATGGCCGCCGGCCTCGCGGTGCTGGCGGTGATGGAGAACGAGCAGATCGTCGCGAACGTCCGGACCACCGGGGAGCTGCTGCGGTCCCGGCTCGCGGCCCTCGTCGACACGTACGAGCTGCTCGCCGATGTCCGTGGCCGGGGCCTGATGATCGGCATCGAGTTCGGCCGGCCGCGGTCGCTGAAGCTGCGCGGTCGCTGGGCCATGCTGCAGGCCGCGCGGAAGGGACTCTTCGCGCAGATGGTCGTCGTCCCGCTGCTGCAGAAGCACAGGATCCTCACCCAGGTCTCCGGCGACCACCTGGAGGTGATCAAGCTGATCCCACCGCTGATCATCGGCGAGCGGGAGGTGGACCGGTTCGTGGATGCCTTCACCGCGGTCATGGACGACGCCCATGACGGCGGTCTGGTGTGGGAGTTCGGCAGGACACTGGTGAAACAGGCGGTCGCCGACCGGTGA
- a CDS encoding helix-turn-helix domain-containing protein: MSSPEAEPSAGPAATLPAVAPQLRALRRQASLTLEAAAREAGLSPAHLSRLETGQRQPSLPMLLSLARIYGTTVSELLGETAAVREAVTRADDMEPTSAGGWTYRQAGSPGRGMQALRVQVPYGAQGDIVRVHPGEEWLYVLKGRLRLRLGDALHRLAPGDSAHFDSLTPHRIAAEDPDGVELLFVHTLLQSPTAALCLGPTQGDVS, encoded by the coding sequence ATGAGCTCCCCCGAGGCCGAGCCGTCGGCCGGACCGGCCGCCACGCTCCCCGCGGTCGCCCCGCAACTGCGCGCCCTGAGGCGCCAGGCCTCCCTGACGCTGGAGGCCGCCGCCCGCGAGGCGGGACTCTCCCCCGCCCATCTCTCCCGGCTGGAGACCGGACAGCGCCAGCCCTCGCTGCCGATGCTGCTCTCCCTTGCCCGTATCTACGGTACGACGGTCTCCGAACTGCTCGGTGAGACGGCCGCCGTCCGCGAGGCGGTGACACGTGCCGACGACATGGAGCCGACCTCCGCGGGCGGCTGGACGTACCGGCAGGCCGGTTCCCCCGGGCGCGGGATGCAGGCTCTGCGGGTCCAGGTCCCGTACGGGGCCCAGGGCGACATCGTGCGGGTCCACCCGGGCGAGGAGTGGCTGTACGTCCTCAAGGGGCGGCTGCGGCTGCGTCTCGGAGACGCCCTGCACCGCCTCGCCCCGGGCGACAGCGCGCACTTCGACTCGCTGACGCCGCACCGTATCGCCGCCGAGGACCCCGACGGGGTCGAGCTGCTGTTCGTCCATACCCTGTTGCAGAGTCCCACGGCCGCCCTGTGCCTGGGCCCCACCCAAGGAGATGTGTCATGA
- a CDS encoding DUF6126 family protein gives MKDLEEKFPRALWVRLFVYVVVGHLFAGFIYLLFELGARQ, from the coding sequence ATGAAAGACCTGGAGGAGAAGTTTCCCCGCGCCCTGTGGGTGAGGCTGTTCGTCTACGTGGTGGTGGGGCACCTCTTCGCGGGCTTCATCTATCTGCTGTTCGAGCTGGGCGCGCGGCAGTAG
- a CDS encoding tyrosine-protein phosphatase, with protein sequence MTQQIPSTEPELTGVRNFRDVGGLPTVDGRRVRHGVLFRSGHLAHATEEDAAFLSSLGLHTVFDFRNAADHKLDGQDIELPGVRNVNLPLSDPADGAEFWRMVRDGDLDQLRSVLAGDKGAERMIASYRVTVRQRTAEHSRVLLSLAEECVPALMHCAAGKDRAGLSVAVTLLALGVERDAIFDDYLKSGAAHRRYKVRRSGTSASAYSPEVMELLDPLFDARAEYLSAALETVEETWGGVDPYLEQALGLTPENRERLRERMLD encoded by the coding sequence GTGACGCAGCAGATCCCGTCGACCGAACCCGAGCTCACCGGGGTGCGCAATTTCCGTGATGTGGGAGGCCTGCCGACCGTCGACGGCCGCCGGGTGCGGCACGGGGTACTGTTCCGCAGCGGCCATCTCGCGCACGCCACCGAGGAGGACGCCGCCTTCCTGTCCTCCCTGGGACTGCACACCGTCTTCGACTTCCGCAACGCGGCCGACCACAAGCTGGACGGGCAGGACATCGAACTGCCCGGCGTGCGCAATGTGAATCTGCCGCTGAGCGACCCGGCCGACGGCGCCGAGTTCTGGAGGATGGTCCGTGACGGGGACCTGGACCAGCTCCGCTCCGTCCTCGCCGGCGACAAGGGGGCGGAGCGGATGATCGCCTCGTACCGCGTGACGGTGAGGCAACGCACCGCCGAGCACTCCCGGGTACTGCTCTCGCTCGCCGAGGAGTGTGTGCCCGCGCTGATGCACTGCGCGGCGGGCAAGGACCGCGCGGGTCTGTCGGTGGCGGTGACACTGCTCGCGCTGGGCGTGGAACGGGACGCGATCTTCGACGACTACCTGAAGTCCGGCGCCGCGCACCGCCGCTACAAGGTGCGCCGCAGCGGCACCTCCGCCTCGGCCTATTCCCCCGAGGTCATGGAGCTGCTCGACCCCCTGTTCGACGCCCGCGCCGAGTATCTGTCGGCCGCACTGGAGACGGTCGAGGAGACCTGGGGCGGCGTGGACCCCTACCTCGAGCAGGCGCTCGGGCTCACCCCCGAGAACCGGGAGCGGCTGCGCGAGCGCATGCTGGACTGA
- a CDS encoding M23 family metallopeptidase, whose protein sequence is MPAKGKHRRPSVSRLTRSIAVAGTGGAALAMPLLGATGANAATPQAAPEKAVQSYSVAGKTSDGVKADGDRNGDTRTYIVKGGDYLAKIAESENVDGGWKQLYSDNRETVGDDPSLIHPGLKLSVDGKAAATGAPKKSSSSEAPSSSAPAAPSAPSSASKQSKPSTAGEASEQSAPKSSSGSTTATQAATASGYSSPVPGGGLGTAYKVAGSMWSSGYHTGVDFAVPTGTSLKAVGAGTVVSAGWAGSYGNQVVVKLNDGHYAQYAHLSSLSVSAGQAVSGGQQVGLSGSTGNSTGPHLHFEIRATPDYGSDLDPVSYLRGKGVSIG, encoded by the coding sequence ATGCCCGCAAAGGGTAAGCACCGTCGTCCCAGCGTTTCGCGTCTCACCCGTTCCATCGCCGTCGCCGGAACCGGTGGCGCCGCACTCGCCATGCCGCTTCTCGGTGCCACCGGAGCGAACGCCGCCACTCCGCAGGCCGCCCCGGAAAAGGCCGTCCAGTCGTATTCCGTCGCCGGCAAGACGTCTGACGGCGTGAAGGCCGACGGCGACAGGAACGGCGACACCCGCACGTACATCGTGAAGGGCGGCGACTACCTGGCGAAGATCGCCGAGTCCGAGAACGTCGACGGCGGCTGGAAGCAGCTCTACTCGGACAACCGCGAGACCGTGGGCGACGACCCGTCGCTCATCCACCCCGGTCTGAAGCTCTCGGTCGACGGCAAGGCCGCCGCGACCGGCGCGCCGAAGAAGTCCTCCTCTTCCGAGGCGCCCTCCTCGTCCGCTCCGGCCGCTCCCTCGGCTCCGTCCTCCGCGTCGAAGCAGTCGAAGCCGTCGACGGCCGGCGAGGCCTCCGAGCAGTCCGCGCCGAAGTCCTCCTCCGGCTCGACGACCGCGACCCAGGCCGCGACCGCCTCCGGCTACAGCTCGCCGGTGCCCGGCGGCGGCCTCGGCACCGCCTACAAGGTGGCCGGCAGCATGTGGTCCAGCGGCTACCACACCGGTGTCGACTTCGCCGTTCCGACCGGCACCTCCCTGAAGGCCGTGGGCGCGGGCACCGTCGTCTCCGCCGGCTGGGCCGGCTCGTACGGCAACCAGGTCGTCGTCAAGCTGAACGACGGCCACTACGCCCAGTACGCCCACCTGTCCTCGCTGTCCGTCTCGGCCGGCCAGGCCGTGAGCGGCGGCCAGCAGGTCGGCCTCTCGGGCTCCACCGGCAACTCGACCGGCCCGCACCTGCACTTCGAGATCCGCGCCACGCCGGACTACGGCTCGGACCTGGACCCGGTCTCCTACCTCCGCGGCAAGGGCGTCTCCATAGGCTGA
- a CDS encoding SGNH/GDSL hydrolase family protein codes for MIGSYVAVGDSFTEGVGDPGPDGAFVGWADRFAVLLADRRPEGDFRYANLAVRGKLLDQIMADQLPRAVELAPALVSFCAGGNDILRPGSDPDEVAERFERAIAALTAVSGTVLVTTGFDTRGVPLLRHLRGKIATYNGHVRAVADRYGCPVLDLWSLRSIQDRRAWDTDRLHLSPEGHTRVALRAGQTLGLNVPADPEQAWPPLPPRGSLDVRRDNVHWAREYLVPWMGRRLRGESSGDHVTAKGALSPDDIKERIASVA; via the coding sequence GTGATCGGGTCGTACGTGGCGGTGGGGGACAGCTTCACCGAGGGCGTCGGCGACCCCGGCCCCGACGGGGCGTTCGTCGGCTGGGCCGACCGATTCGCGGTACTTCTCGCCGACCGGCGTCCCGAAGGCGACTTCCGGTACGCAAATCTCGCGGTGCGCGGAAAGCTGCTCGACCAGATCATGGCCGACCAGCTTCCGCGGGCCGTCGAACTGGCCCCCGCACTGGTTTCTTTCTGCGCGGGCGGCAACGACATCCTGCGGCCCGGCAGCGACCCGGACGAGGTGGCCGAGCGTTTCGAGCGGGCGATCGCCGCGCTCACGGCGGTCTCCGGCACGGTTCTGGTGACGACCGGGTTCGACACCCGTGGCGTACCCCTGCTCCGGCATCTGCGCGGCAAGATCGCCACCTACAACGGGCATGTGCGGGCCGTCGCCGACCGGTACGGCTGTCCGGTGCTGGACCTCTGGTCCCTCAGGAGTATCCAGGACCGCAGGGCCTGGGACACCGACCGGCTGCACCTGTCGCCCGAGGGGCACACACGCGTGGCGCTCCGCGCGGGACAGACCCTCGGCCTGAACGTCCCGGCCGACCCGGAGCAGGCCTGGCCCCCGCTGCCGCCGCGCGGCAGCCTCGACGTCCGGCGGGACAACGTCCACTGGGCGCGCGAGTACCTGGTGCCGTGGATGGGGCGCAGGCTGCGCGGGGAGTCGTCGGGGGACCACGTGACGGCGAAGGGCGCGCTGTCCCCGGACGACATCAAGGAGCGCATCGCCTCGGTGGCATGA
- a CDS encoding MBL fold metallo-hydrolase: protein MAGTRSQSSGLRALRPAAFGADPTGERMARIRRSPHYRDGVFQNPEGPTRLRSPGSSRDLAKTYFDKETRSRRAPHGALPVHATTLADLARPPASGLRLTWMGHSSVLVEIDGRRVLFDPVWGERCSPFPFAGPKRLHPVPLPLAALGPVDVVVISHDHYDHLDLPTVKALAGTDTLFAVPLGVGAHLEHWGVSADRLRELDWHETTEVGGLTLTATPARHFCGRGLRNTQHTLWASWVVAGEEHRVYHSGDTGYFDGFKDIGTAHGPFDATMIQIGAYSDFWRKGQPDPIPGPGSWPEIHMNPAEGLQAHLDLQQGRPGGVFLPIHWGTFNLAPHPWAEPGEWTMAAAESVGQPAAFPVPGLPFEPAGELPDEPWWRDVGHVPSHKWPLPDPVTDFSREGLDLVGEE from the coding sequence GTGGCCGGTACCCGTTCCCAGAGTTCCGGACTCCGTGCGCTACGGCCCGCGGCCTTCGGCGCGGACCCCACCGGTGAGCGCATGGCGCGTATCCGCAGGTCCCCGCACTACCGGGACGGCGTGTTCCAGAACCCCGAAGGCCCCACCCGGCTCCGGTCCCCGGGCTCGTCCCGGGACCTTGCGAAGACCTACTTCGACAAGGAGACCCGGTCCCGCCGTGCCCCGCACGGCGCCCTGCCGGTGCACGCCACCACTCTTGCCGACCTGGCCCGCCCACCTGCCTCCGGACTGCGCCTGACCTGGATGGGCCACTCCAGCGTGCTCGTGGAGATCGACGGGCGGCGGGTGCTGTTCGACCCCGTGTGGGGCGAGCGCTGCTCCCCGTTCCCCTTCGCCGGTCCGAAGCGGCTGCACCCGGTACCCCTGCCGCTGGCCGCGCTCGGTCCGGTCGACGTCGTCGTGATCTCGCACGACCACTACGACCATCTGGACCTGCCCACCGTCAAGGCGCTCGCCGGAACGGACACGTTGTTCGCCGTGCCGCTCGGCGTGGGTGCCCATCTCGAGCACTGGGGCGTGTCCGCCGACCGGTTGCGCGAACTGGACTGGCACGAGACGACCGAGGTCGGCGGACTCACCCTCACCGCCACCCCGGCCCGCCACTTCTGCGGCCGGGGCCTGCGCAACACCCAGCACACCCTGTGGGCCTCATGGGTCGTCGCGGGCGAGGAACACCGCGTCTACCACAGTGGCGACACCGGCTACTTCGACGGTTTCAAGGACATCGGCACCGCCCACGGCCCCTTCGACGCGACGATGATCCAGATCGGCGCGTACTCGGACTTCTGGCGCAAGGGGCAGCCGGACCCGATTCCGGGACCCGGCTCCTGGCCGGAGATCCACATGAATCCCGCAGAGGGTCTCCAGGCCCACCTCGACCTCCAACAGGGCCGGCCGGGCGGGGTCTTCCTGCCGATCCACTGGGGCACCTTCAACCTGGCACCGCACCCGTGGGCGGAGCCCGGCGAGTGGACGATGGCCGCGGCCGAGTCGGTCGGGCAGCCCGCCGCCTTCCCCGTTCCGGGTCTGCCGTTCGAGCCCGCCGGGGAACTGCCGGACGAACCGTGGTGGCGGGATGTGGGACACGTTCCGAGCCACAAGTGGCCCCTGCCCGACCCCGTCACGGACTTCTCCCGCGAGGGCCTGGACCTGGTGGGGGAGGAATGA
- a CDS encoding ATP-binding protein produces MPDPRPPAGPPSRTDRREGGRHGRPSARPAPTHPEAQIRPQLLRLAVLPPVAVALSAGAAVLFLVRSTGVRPGAALWGVLGGAVSVTLAGIVIAAVAADRAARSVHDRVESLRRSTARREADLRALVDTLRRGDGPPPRAQPGGTPRDADGFDRLAADLSRAHDSAVTAIVQASQLSSQAGSEQKLEVFVNLARRLQSLVHREISILDEMENEIEDPDLLKGLFHVDHLATRIRRHAENLAVLGGAVSRRQWSNPVSMTEVLRSAIAEVEQYSRVKLVPPIDGTLRGHAVADVIHLLAELVENATLYSAPHTQVLLRAGLVTSGLAVEVEDRGLGMPVDEQERMNALLADPDQVNVASLLADGRIGLYVVSQLARRHGIQVRLQNNIYGGVQAVLVVPQALLGAEPWSSGPGVGRPAEGNAGPGDGMGGPPRRPAHAVPAPGSAPLPGPAGPGNGPWPQEPQAGAEPYAGPGPQTRPDMRTGPDAGTGLAQQTGPGSLPEPGSGAFLPPASSPVVPAARRHDQADVPAPTSPGRVAPPLPLRGARAVRPNPAEAVPGVTPDDRQTLEESGIGTAPLAPRSATVRGTMGRPQLPRRRAQEHLVPQLRDGPTPRQDTEHVVGHDPHLMAAFRRGVSLAETRQHLDTGHLDTGHMGGDDPHRDDLAPDDIRQDAMGRIEARRVDTGRVDTADDHMMGDHMMGDHMVEGRMVEGHMASVPMLPSSPLDDHPGPTARPTDAHPVDIHPVDTHYADHADPHLMDPHHTIKAHATESPTVEPHTADARPPHTASQEARGGHDGLPAPRTDHPTARHDGSAPAG; encoded by the coding sequence ATGCCCGATCCCCGCCCTCCCGCCGGTCCGCCCTCCCGTACCGACCGACGGGAGGGCGGACGGCACGGACGCCCGTCCGCCCGGCCCGCCCCCACGCACCCCGAGGCGCAGATACGGCCCCAGTTGCTGCGGCTCGCCGTCCTGCCACCCGTGGCGGTCGCCCTCAGCGCCGGCGCCGCCGTACTGTTCCTCGTCCGCTCCACCGGAGTACGGCCGGGCGCGGCCCTGTGGGGCGTGCTCGGCGGCGCGGTGTCGGTGACCCTCGCCGGCATCGTCATCGCCGCCGTGGCCGCCGACCGTGCGGCCCGGTCCGTGCACGACCGCGTCGAGAGCCTGCGCCGGAGCACGGCTCGGCGCGAGGCCGACCTGCGCGCCCTCGTGGACACCCTGCGCCGTGGCGACGGCCCGCCACCGCGCGCCCAGCCGGGCGGGACGCCCAGGGACGCCGACGGCTTCGACCGGCTCGCCGCCGACCTGTCCCGGGCCCATGACAGCGCCGTCACCGCCATCGTCCAGGCGTCCCAGCTCTCCAGCCAGGCGGGCAGCGAGCAGAAGCTCGAGGTGTTCGTCAACCTGGCCCGGCGTCTGCAGTCCCTGGTGCACCGTGAGATCTCCATCCTCGACGAGATGGAGAACGAGATCGAGGACCCCGACCTGCTCAAGGGCCTCTTCCACGTCGACCATCTCGCCACCCGCATCCGCCGCCACGCCGAGAACCTCGCCGTGCTCGGCGGGGCCGTCTCCCGGCGGCAGTGGAGCAACCCGGTCTCCATGACCGAGGTGCTGCGCTCGGCCATCGCCGAGGTCGAGCAGTACTCACGGGTCAAGCTGGTGCCGCCGATCGACGGCACCCTGCGCGGGCACGCCGTCGCCGACGTCATCCACCTGCTCGCCGAACTCGTCGAGAACGCCACGCTGTACTCCGCGCCGCACACCCAGGTGCTGCTGCGTGCCGGACTCGTCACCTCCGGGCTCGCCGTCGAGGTCGAGGACCGCGGGCTCGGTATGCCCGTGGACGAGCAGGAACGGATGAACGCCCTGCTCGCCGACCCGGACCAGGTCAATGTCGCCAGCCTCCTGGCCGACGGACGCATCGGCCTGTACGTGGTCTCGCAGCTCGCGCGGCGGCACGGCATCCAAGTCCGGCTCCAGAACAACATCTACGGCGGAGTCCAGGCCGTGCTCGTGGTGCCGCAGGCACTGCTCGGTGCCGAGCCCTGGTCCTCGGGACCGGGCGTGGGCCGGCCGGCCGAGGGCAACGCGGGACCGGGGGACGGCATGGGCGGGCCGCCGCGCCGGCCCGCCCATGCCGTCCCCGCGCCCGGGAGTGCCCCGCTGCCCGGACCCGCCGGGCCCGGGAACGGACCGTGGCCGCAAGAGCCGCAGGCAGGCGCCGAGCCGTACGCCGGCCCCGGCCCGCAGACCCGGCCCGATATGCGGACAGGACCCGATGCGGGGACGGGACTCGCACAGCAGACCGGGCCCGGCTCGCTGCCGGAACCCGGGAGCGGGGCGTTCCTCCCTCCGGCGTCGTCCCCCGTCGTACCGGCGGCGCGGCGCCACGACCAGGCCGACGTCCCGGCCCCGACGAGCCCCGGCCGCGTGGCGCCGCCCCTGCCGCTGCGGGGCGCCCGCGCGGTGCGGCCCAATCCGGCCGAGGCGGTGCCCGGCGTCACCCCGGACGACCGGCAGACCCTCGAGGAGAGCGGGATCGGAACCGCCCCCCTCGCCCCACGCAGCGCCACCGTGCGCGGCACCATGGGCAGGCCCCAACTGCCCCGCCGCCGCGCTCAGGAACACTTGGTGCCCCAGCTCCGCGACGGTCCCACGCCGCGTCAGGACACCGAGCACGTCGTCGGGCACGACCCCCATCTGATGGCGGCTTTCCGGCGGGGCGTCAGCCTCGCCGAAACCCGACAGCACCTGGACACGGGCCACCTGGACACGGGCCACATGGGCGGCGACGACCCGCACCGTGACGACCTGGCCCCCGACGACATCAGGCAGGACGCCATGGGGCGTATCGAGGCAAGGCGTGTCGACACGGGCCGTGTCGACACGGCCGACGACCACATGATGGGCGACCACATGATGGGCGACCACATGGTGGAGGGCCGCATGGTGGAGGGCCACATGGCATCCGTGCCCATGCTGCCGTCGTCACCCCTGGACGATCACCCCGGTCCCACCGCCCGTCCCACGGACGCCCATCCCGTGGACATCCACCCAGTGGATACCCACTATGCGGACCATGCGGACCCCCACCTCATGGATCCGCACCACACGATCAAGGCTCACGCGACGGAGTCCCCCACCGTGGAGCCCCACACCGCCGACGCACGTCCCCCGCATACGGCATCCCAGGAGGCGCGCGGCGGCCACGACGGCCTCCCCGCGCCCCGCACCGACCACCCCACCGCACGGCACGACGGGAGCGCACCCGCCGGATGA
- a CDS encoding roadblock/LC7 domain-containing protein, with the protein MASDAPTAHVSDLDWLMSGLVQRVPHTSSAVLLSCDGLVKSVHGLDADSADHMAALASGLYSLGRSAGVRFGAGGDVRQVVVELDSMLLFVSTAGSGTCLAVLAGREADAAVLGYEMAMLVKSVRPYLATAPRQPAVEPPAMRP; encoded by the coding sequence ATGGCGAGCGATGCGCCGACCGCCCACGTTTCCGATCTCGACTGGCTGATGAGCGGCCTCGTGCAACGGGTGCCGCACACCTCCAGCGCCGTGCTGCTCTCCTGCGACGGACTGGTGAAGTCCGTGCACGGCCTCGACGCGGACAGCGCCGACCACATGGCGGCCCTGGCCTCCGGCCTCTACTCCCTCGGCCGCAGCGCCGGCGTCCGCTTCGGCGCGGGCGGCGACGTACGCCAGGTCGTCGTCGAGCTCGACTCGATGCTGCTGTTCGTCTCCACCGCCGGCTCCGGCACCTGCCTCGCGGTGCTGGCCGGCCGCGAGGCCGACGCGGCGGTGCTCGGCTACGAGATGGCCATGCTGGTCAAGAGCGTGAGGCCGTACCTGGCGACCGCCCCCCGGCAGCCCGCCGTCGAACCGCCGGCGATGAGGCCTTGA